The following is a genomic window from Acidobacteriota bacterium.
GCCACACGGGGATCGACGCCGGGGTGATTGAAGCGGAACTCGGCGCGGTAGTCGTCGGCGCGCGTGTCGAGCAGGAGCGCCTGTGCACGCGCGTGGTGCAGCGCGGCGTCGTGCAGCACCACGAGGCCGGGCCACCGCAACACGTAAGGCCACATGTACCGATGGCACGCCGCGTTGCCCATCTGGTACACGATGAGGTCGTACGGCGCACGCTCATGCGCGACAGCGAAGTCGTAGGCTCGATAGAGCGGCAGCCCGTACGGGCCGTCGAGCGCGACGGTCTCCCCCCCGCGGCCCGCGTGCAGATGCCCCCCCGCCGCGCGCCACACCCCATCGTCCACGTACAGGTCGATGGCGTGATCGCGCCGCAGCCCCTCGAGGACATCGAGCGAGTACGCCGAGATGCCCGATCGCACCGGCGGCAATGGCGAGAACCACGCAACGCGCACGGGGAAGTATCGGGGATGGGGACGGCAACCGGCAACCGGCAACGGGCAACCGGCAACCGGCCCGCCGCGCGTGCTGGCACTCGAGGCGGCCGGGGAACCGATTCCTCAACCCCAGCGTAGGGGAGTCGCAGGCAGCCATATGCATATGGCATATTCGCCTGTATGAAGAAGACCCTGCACATCGATGAGCCTCTCCTCCGCGACGCCAGGGCGGCCGTCGGGGCGAAGACTGACACCGAGACAGTGCGGCTCGGCCTGGAGGCACTCGTGCGCCGTGCCTCCTACGAGCGCCTGCGGGCACTGCGCGGGTCCGAACCCGATGCGGTGGAGACGCCGCGGCGCCGTGAGCGCGTGGTGTCGGTCGGGTACCCCACGGCATGAGCGTGCTCGTCGACACCTCGGTCTGGATCCGGTTCCTCTCGAACCAGGCCCCGTTCGCGGCCGAACTCGACCGGTTTGCTGGCCGACGACGCGGTGGCCGGTCACGAGCTCATCTACGGCGAGTTGCTGATGGGCGATCGCGGTGGCCGGCAGTCGTTGTTGCGCAGCTACGAACGGATGACGCAGAACCCTCCGGTGCCTCACGCCGACGTCGTGACGTTCGTCAGCGCGCGCCAACTCCACGGACGAGGCATCGGCTGGATCGACGCACACCTGCTGGCGTCGGCCCTGGTCGGCGGGGTTCGACTCTGGACGACCGACGGCCCCCTCGACGCCCTCGCCGACGAACTGGGAATCGCGTACCGGTTCAAGGACGCAGAGACAGCCTGACGCGACGCCAGCCGCAGGCCATGCTGCTTCTTCCGCGTGCTATTCTCGACCTCATGGGCCCAGTCGATGCGCTCTACGAGAACGGCTCGCTTCGGCCAGTTGCCCCGTTGCCGCTGCGGCCGGGAGAATGAGTCAGCGTGATTGTGATGCGGAAGACGGATGCGTCCCGGTGGGACCGTTCACGCTTCCATGCCTCCGACGAGGAGATGGTCCTCGCCGAGGCAGGCCTGGCGGACTGGGCCGACGCCCTCGATCGTGAGGATCGGGGTGACGCAGTGACGCCCTCTACGCCGCCTGCACGGGCTTGAACTCGTGATCCGCCATCGGCGGCTCCCCGAGCGACGTCAGCAGATCGTTGACGCGTGCCAGCGACACCGCCGATGGCGCCGTGATCTCCAGACCGAGTGGCTGCCCGGCGCTGTTGTAGTCCACGAGAAGCAGGCCATCAGGCGTTGCAACCGTGCGGACGCATCTGTCGCCCGTGGTGTGAGGGAGATGCAGGTAGGCCGCGAACGGCCGACCCTTGCGGTAGGTGACCTGGAGCGATCGTTCGGTCATTCGGACACCTCGTAAACAGTCACCACGACGAGCAGTCTGGCCTCGGCGTCGGGTTCCACAACCACGACCCAGCGCGCGTTCTGATTGCGGACGTCAATCGTGAAGCGGCCAACGATGGCCGCCGGGCGAACCCCGACGGCTCGCTCCAGCATAGCCCGCACTTCCATCTCCGTCACACCACGCCGCTCCATGCGCGCTTCCGCGTGGCTGCTGAAAGAGAGGTCCCACGTCCACCAGTGCGGGAAGGTTGCCATCAGCGACGCCGAATTGTAGCGTCGTCGGCGAACCTCCCCCCGCCCGTGGACCCGTTCCTCCCTCCTCCTTTGTTCTCGCGCTTCGTCCCGCGACGCGCCGTCGAGGCAGGCATTCGCCATTCGGCATTACCCCGTCTCCTGTGACAACTTCCGTCGCTTCGCGGTACCGTCAGTTGTCGCTGGTGACGGAAATCGTCAGTCGATCGCCGGTTGTGGTCCGGCGTCCCGACGGCCGGAAGGTGGGGCGTGGCGTCAAAAGTGAGGTATTTGCGGGCGATCTGAGCGGAGCGGGGTGACGCGGGCGGTGTGGCACCGCGCTTGCTATTGAGAGGAGCACGAGGATTCGGAGGCGCGGGGGACGCGACCTCCACCATCGGCTCACGCAGGACCGCTCAGAGGAGACAGGACATGAAGATTCGGAACAACAAGGG
Proteins encoded in this region:
- a CDS encoding type II toxin-antitoxin system VapB family antitoxin produces the protein MKKTLHIDEPLLRDARAAVGAKTDTETVRLGLEALVRRASYERLRALRGSEPDAVETPRRRERVVSVGYPTA
- a CDS encoding DUF4258 domain-containing protein, with protein sequence MATFPHWWTWDLSFSSHAEARMERRGVTEMEVRAMLERAVGVRPAAIVGRFTIDVRNQNARWVVVVEPDAEARLLVVVTVYEVSE
- a CDS encoding VapC toxin family PIN domain ribonuclease, with protein sequence MAGHELIYGELLMGDRGGRQSLLRSYERMTQNPPVPHADVVTFVSARQLHGRGIGWIDAHLLASALVGGVRLWTTDGPLDALADELGIAYRFKDAETA